The DNA sequence CGACACATGAAAATACAACTTACTAAatgacataaaataataataagtgcATTTtggatcatattttataatttacagaatcaattaaaagtaaatacaaaATTCATAGGAGTGTTCATCTAGTCTGAGCTTGTCTTCCTTGTCTTCTTAACTTTTGCATTTAGAGCAGCTACATCAACTTTTTTCTTTGTCGCCCTCTCTTCCCTAAGTTGTGTTCGCTTCTACACAAAATAATCAATCCTTGAAGCGATGGTATTCAAAGCAAACATGTTCCAATGCATTCACCGGAGGTGGATTTTCGAACCTTGCTTTCAGCTTCTCCAAAGAAGGAATGTGTCTCAGCTCCCTTGGCCTCCTTATGACAACTTCAGATCCATGCCTTCTATTGTAATGATAACCTTGGATGTATGATTACATCCTTCAAGTATCATGCATAAATTCCTTagtttttttaaagtttaaatAGTTCTAGCAAAGGTCTAAGCACCACTTTTGTCTTCTTGCATGAAACCTTGACTCTTCGGATCGCTTCAGGATGTTTCTAGGTGATAATTTCCCAATCTACTCAAAGGTTAGTGTACAAGCTTCTCCGACAACCTTGTCTTTTCTGGTTATCttcccccccaccccccccccccccccccaaactcTCTAAATGCATATTATTTATTCTAATAAATAAGTTTATGCCCCTTATTTGTAGTAGATCAACAACAATTAGTAGTGGGAATTAATGGTGATAAACAAAGATGATGACAGTGATCGAATGAAGAAATAAAGTTGGGGTGGGGCTGTGATAAAACCGAGAGCATGTTTTCCTGGGCTTAAAACTCGGGTTTTAAGTCATCTCTGGTTTTAATCTGAAAAttgtctgtttgtgtaataagccagaagtcggcttaaaatcagaaataagccagaagctgacttaaagccagaagttagtttgaggtactttttgcAGTTACTAATttgttttgaacttttttttgataaaaattactcttaagtcataaattactcataaatcacttttacttttattatgattttttaataactcataagtcattaataaatcaaaattgtccaaacagacattttaagctCTCGACCTATTgaataagtcacgttaagtaaTAAATCATAGGCTCAGCCGCTCAGCCAAACGGGCATTgaataatcactaaatataaCTGTTCTGATCACTGGTCTCTGGGGACTAGGGATGAGATATAACTgaataattgttaaatataaCTTTTCATATCACCGATTTCTGGGGGCTGGGGTGGGGTTATAATTACTAAATATTAAAGgccctatatatatacaggcaagtgatcaaatacaaaccaactctaaatacaaactaaaaaccagtttccctaccactatttataaacTATggtgcactaatcactgtttttatacagtatgtaaacagcgatttttattatcaaaattgagaaaatctacttatctaaacaattgataatcgattatagatgatcaatttcatccgtaggaaggttcttgatgCTAGAAAGTCGCAAGAgaaattgtatgatgatggtaagtagtcgttagtttttgTGAGTTACTATGATGGAAaatgtatgtgactattggtgattaatatttttgtaatgatTCAATTAATTTGTGTTGGATTACTAAAATATTATCCTATTCGAATGACAAATAAATTTCTTTTGGATAATTAATGTTGACCAAAATATTATCATTTCGAACCGCAATCCAAAAATGAGATTACTTTTTCTGGATAACTAGGGTATAGCCCTTAAAACTAGGCTACCCCAATACAtaaaattaccaaatttatccTGCTGTTATAAGCTTTATTAATTCTTGCTAATTTCAAAGAACAACAGacatttaattttttacacCTTTGGACATGTTATACATGTACACAAGGTTCTAAAGTTATGGAATCTCAGTGACAAGgttcaaaatatatacatagtTCACAGAGAAACAAAATCATAAAGCCAACCAAAACTGCTACACATTGTTCATTCTGCTAAGCCTGCATCCCGTTGTGCGCGCTGAATTTCTTCCTGTAAACCCTACTACAACTAGACATATCCCTAAGAAATTTCTTCAGAACTAATGTAGTAGTAAACTACTAAGCAATAAAGCTTCACCAAATGAGTAGATTAAGAATCTGATAAAAACTAAGTGGCCTGTCGATAAACTTCTTATTGGTTTACAAGCATCAACATTTTATCATGCATCTATTTGCCAGCATTACCTATTGGAGAATCACCTAGAAATGGAATGTAACAGACAAATGTAGGAATCAACATTGCGATTAACATTTGTGATTTAAAATGGCGTCTAAAAAGAAGCTAACTTGGTAAGTTGAAGATTTGTTTACCTAAAGGAGAATCAGTAGACTGACGATCCGGTGATGTACTCCTTCCTAGTACATTCAAGTCATCCCAAAAAGTTTAATACAGGTGAACATAAAATAGCAGGCCGTAGTGCATATGAAAGTTATAATGAACTACTCCATTTTAACGAAGAGAGTGATAACAGAATCAATGTATTGTATCCTGTGAATCCTTTTGATTTAAAGGTATACAAAGAGTTATATCTAACATAGGCAGATCCGCCATGACCAGTAGGAGTTATAagtaaactaagtacattttgTGTCCATACTCAGCTGGTAATTAAGGGTAATCCAGTTTCCATTGGCAATATCaagtttttccatttttttaacTTAACTAGTTAACTATATTACTATTCTAGTATTTTTCCTACGAAGTCCCCAGAAGTAACTCCTGTATCCCTACTCCTCCTCTGGTATCTATAAAGCACAAAAACTGGATAAGACAGATAATGATATTAGCACAATTGTAGGTCACACTGCTTCACTCATGACTAGGAAGGCTTGTATGAGAACTAACACAGTATGCAAGGCTGTCCACTTTtgtttaatattgatatatctCAGAAATTAGGATAAAATTCCTGGCATTGTTCTAAATACTCCTTTCCTCTAGGTAAAAATAAGTCAAGAGTTCAACCCTCAAGGGATGCATGTGTGctgatttattaaattttttaattaatcattacCAAAAAAAGTAtttgaatttttcaaaaatgttACAGAATTCAGAAAATCATAAAGCAGAGGCTGAGATAAGAAACATCGGATACTCGTGACTCATGAGAAGAAAAAATAAGTAACATATAAGTAGTAAGATCAAAGTGTAATAGATGAGTCATAGTAAGTACCAGAACGCCGTAACCCTTTGACAGCCTCAAAATTCTTGTAGGTATAGCCAACAAAATTCAGATCTTTCATCTGCCAACACATTTTCAATGTAGAGTATGCTACTTTAGATTCTCCAGATGTCCATGAAATATGATGAGGTATCCAAGAAACATACTTGTGAATTAAGATTCAAGACAAAGTCATGCAATATTCATATAGATGGTCTGAGTGATAGGTGATGACCAGCAAAAGTTCAAAATCACCAAAATAGAAAGACTGCAGCACTGTTTCATATATGctacaatttaattaaaattgatgcTTTATTATTGTGAAATAAGAACATTGCGATTTATCGTCATCAAGCAATTaatgacatgtatatatagaaagGCGGGTTGACCATATATCATCCTTTGATaacttttcttttataataGAAGCAACATGAAAATTGCAATCTATCGTCATCAAGCAATTAATGAtatgtattactccctccatcccaaattagatgagctgctcatttcacacatattaagaagtaTTAAATGATTGTTCATTTTTCCATCTCTGCCCATATTAattgttttgacttttgataaTATTAGTTAGATGGTGCAttggaaatgataaataagagaGGGTAGATATGGAAGATTGTTGATAAAAGTGCATTGAAAAGAGAGAggctcaactattttgggatatatttttctctcaaaagggtcatctaatttgggatggaaggagtaatAGAAAGGCGGGTTGACCACATATCATCCTTTCATAACTCTTTTTTTAATAGAAGCAACATATTTCATCTGACAGCaccccaaaccccaaatcaACACAGGTGAATAGGTTACTAAATACCAACAACTGGCCACCACTAATATAGCCTCGGATCTACGTTGTATCTGCaggttttatattatttttacaaactTTTCGTTcacatgttatattattttataagaaaaacaaGGGGCAAGGATTGTCTTCTCCATTATAGTACAACACACCTTACTAAAGCGTCCAGAACCGGTCCTTGTTGGCGTTGTATCTTCAATCTGCATATTTTAAGCAGATATAACAAATCCATCAATATATTAAGAATAACCTCTATATGTTACAAGGATCAACGATCCTTGCATTTAAAATTAACTCAGAACAACTCGGTATCAATTTCTAGCACTACACAGTCCCTATTTATTTGACACAAGTCTGTTTGTCAAACCTCTTACAAACGTATATAGTTAGACATAAAACAAAAGTTTTAAAGATATATATTGGGCACTATAATTACGATATGCAGGTCCCAAAAAGTGCCAACTTTTCTTGATCTGCCATATGGGGCACTAAATCCCTATTTGGTTGCTATTTTGATCATTTTCCCTCAACCAGGAACACTTAAGATTTTCAGAGTCACTTCGTGCTGACATGAAAAACAAAGAATGGAAAGAAATCAAGTTGTTCCAGGAATCATgaagtattttatatatatgccgCTATATGGAATATTTCATGATTGATAAGTCCTTGGAAACTCTGTAAGATGATTTTTGATGTATAAGCTCACAAAATTAGAGTCATTCAACCCaaagtttaatttatttttttacataaatatacTCACAAATTGTGGTGTTGTCATCTTTGATTCCGCAAAAGTTTCGCTAGCGAGCTAGAACAAGTCACAAATGTTTTCAATTGAACTAGTATTTTCATCATGTCAACATCCATCATGCATACATTTACAAACTAACATAAGGAAGCAAAGTAATCTCGCATCCAGATGCTCATATTCTGCCTGTCGAGACCAAGCGTGAAGGAAATTGTAGAAATGAAACTTACTGATTCattaatattaacaaaaaaGGAGCTAAATAATAACAGAATCTGTTCTGGATATATCACGAGAAGGTTATTGTGTTACTCTCATAAAATTCGAGAGTTTAAACATTAGTAGATATACAAAATTAAAGGGAAATAGATACGTAATGAAAAAGTACTTAGTCCTTAAATGTAAGAAGGATttgttaggagttgtcccaTATCAGTTGTGGGAGGGGCAGATTGctagaatataagcagccacATAACTACACTAGTTTCAAGCCTTTTGGGAGGTGCCCAAAACCAAACGCGTGCGGGCTAGGCCCAAACCGGATTATATCATACTACTGTGAAATTATGCTTAGGAACCCAACAGGATTGTGTAACAATACATTATGTGAACTTTTGCTTCTTAGTTTCACTATTTTTACAATCATCATATTGGACAACATACTCTTTTGGTTATGTTCCCCTATCTATCTACGAAGGTAATAAATAAAAGCAGCAAAAAGACTATATAATTCcatcatataatatatcttaCCTCCTCATCAAATTGATAAAAATTCTGGGTATCAAGTTCCCCATTCACCTCTGGTTTAAAAGCTGCCTCCATTTCATAGAGTTTGTCCCACACAGTGTCTTTAAACCAAGGATGAGCCTGTTTCAATTCATTTAATGACCAAGAAAAATTAAGAGGAAAAAGTTAGGAATGTGGTGTATATTAATCATAATGCTTCTAAGTATCGCTACGAAATTTGTCAATGTAATAGTAGATGcaaaaaataaatcaacaagAAAAGTTTTGCAGAATAGCTTTTCTCTTAGAACTGGCTCTCAGAGAACAGCATgtaggattttttttaattatactcGGTAGCGTTTGTGAAAAGAGTTCTTTCATGTCGATGTTTATGTGTTTGACATGGAAGAGCTAAGACTTACACTCTTATAGTGATTGATAAGATAATATTGTACTAGAGTGATTCTTAGATTATACATACAGAGTGAAGATAAATATAATAACCACATACTTTGATTTGATCTGCTCCCAGCCGGTGCTCAACACTGCAAAGCAACTTGCAGATCAGATCTTTTGCTTCAGGAGTCAATCTCGCATCGTCTGGAAACTTTAAAGTACTTCTCCAATTGACaatctaatatatattaataaaaatgtcAAGACAATGTTAAAAGTAAATAAAGGAAAATATGTAGCAGCTATTATTTAATCAAAGAGGACGTCTAAAGTTGTTGCTCCGAGAACATAATTCATGAAGCTAACACCCAATTCTGATATATACAAGGCTAACTTTTAACACTGTAACATATATAATTGGTTTTTTTAAGACTGGAGGGGTCCTGTGACCCCGCTGGCCATGGCTGTACCTGCCTCAGTGTTTCAATGATATGCCAGCAGACAAGGACAGTGACCTTCACTGTACCATCAGTAATACAAAGACACAGTAAATTTAACAACGTAACTGAATCTATGGAGATGATCTAGTGACCTGACTGAGATGTAACTTATATCTCAAACAAGGATTAACTCAGGCTGGTTTAGAATCCTTCACAGGATTAAGTTAAATAGTTGCACACAATAACTTATATCTGTAATATGATACCAAAAATATTCAGAATACATACTGACCTTCCTGCAAGTTGACATTGGGTCGTCTGTATAGAATGGGGGATAACCAACAAGCATCTCGTACATTATAGCACCAAGCGACCACCTGTCAGTAAAAATATTCATGAAATGGGAGATACAGCAAGATTGTTGGGACATAAGATACTGCAACTTGCAAAATTATGCACATTATCAGTGGATTGCGGTACATAATAATCTGTTGTCATAGAAGGCACAATCATAAAGATAGCCACAGTATAGAAACAAGGTAACCTCTAGCAAAGATGGTTCAGAATAACCAGTAAAAATGTTCTACTAAGCTACACAGTAACCACTAACCAGGTGTTACAAAATTCCCAAAGTCTGCGGTTAGTCGGTGCAAGTGCTGGGGAAATTCCTACTACATCTTAAATTtcctaaatttttatatataaatttcccTCCCTCTGCTTTGTAATAGCTAACTAGTCGCCTCAGAAGTCAAAACTAACAAAAGAATTATATAGAGAGAACCAAAAATCGCAACTATGCAACTGATTCTTGTGGATGTTTCCTTTCATATATAAGAGTCGATTTTACTGTTAATTaccaacaaaagaaaaaaaagagataattaACAGTAAAATTATTATGCAAAACTTACAGGAAAAACATCTTGTGTCTGATGAAATCTATACTACACTATTAAactaaaacattaaaagtttggtcggtcggtcagTATATGGGCCTACGTTactccttaatttataacatgttcaaatagatctttttattataattaaaacgtATTTAAACATTCTCATCGAAAAAATCTGTTTGGccaatttttaattagttttttcaCGTGCTTAACTATTAGAAACTTATTCAACAATGTTAAATAACACacccaataaaaatatattaacacaaACACGTTTATTAgttaatattattctaatataattttatcttcaCAATAcactaaatattaatatataaaataaaataaaaatattataagtcacCTGTGCATGACACGGGTTGTAAGCTAGTCCTTTATTAAAAGCCAACGGCCATATAATAAACATGCATGCAGAAGAATATGTTAGATCTTAAGTTAAATTCTCCTAAAATCTCAAACTGGTCAATTTAACATATGATTAACAAATGCTCATAACCATCGGACTCATTTACAAACTAACAAACATAAACAGCTGATCATAATTCAGCCTAATCACATCCAAATactataattatgataaatgataataataGCAACCTTTTCTTTTAAATCACTGGCTATTACATAAACTATTGTGCATTCATGAAACAACACATATCattaatgaaaattaaaaagtatGACATGTACAACTTACTACTAGAGACTTGTCTATTTCAGTTAAACTAACCAGTCACATTCTAAACTGTAGCCTTTCTTCAATAGTACTTCTGGGGCTATATAATCTGGTGTTCCAACAGTTGAAAATGCCTGTTGAAATGAAGGGATGAACATCAAACCTCATGTATCATGGCTAAAAAAAGATGTCTAGAATTCAAAATATAGTTGTCGAAGGAAAGTAGCTCTAAAGCAAAAAACATATGATTTGACAAAAAGAAATATCTAAAGAGCATTGTTTAAGATAATAGCATTATATTGCACTTACAAGTTGTTCATTATTTAAAGAATCAACAGATGTTAAATAAtcatgattttttaataaaagaatatgaaattatatCAGAAGCTGCAAAAAGGACTAAGAAGAAGGGGGGAAAATGCATAATGCAATCTGGTTGGGCAGAACAGTCATGCAGTAAATATACACTAGAATTTAACAGCATACAAAGATAGTATACAATGTATTATGTGTGGTGGATTCCTTAATAGTTCTAAaactatatatacaaatttctatttcatttataataaattatctaaCTAATTTAATCTTAATTAGTCCCATTtctacatatattttaatatgaccAATTAATAAACAGCCATctcacaaataaataaaagaatcaAGAAATAGCAACATTTTCTTGTAAGCAATCTCAGGCATGCATGCCTATTTAATCAATCACAATCAAATCTTAACATATTTAATCTATAATATACAGGAATGAAAATACCAACACTGTAattcacaaaaacaaaaacaatttgGAGGTATATCAGGAGCCGAACTATCCATGACATATAAATTCCCCTCCCCATACATGATTGTTCCAGATTGTGTAATTACCTTTCACCATGCTAAGCATTCGCTTAGATGCTTCATATTATCTATTTTTCTAATGTAAGTTTTATTACTGACAACTTCTGCAGGGACTTGGACCCAAACAATACTTCTATTAGTATCGCTGCGTGAAGTGTAGGGAAAATATACATGCTTACCAGCGTCCTCCTATTTAGTTGCCAGTGTTGAAGTTTTTCCCGAGGGCTCTTCCAAAAGCTCTTTTTCGCACTATCTGAATTGCTTTTACTGACAAGTGATTCATTCTCACTAATAGTAGTTAAATTTGTACAGTCAAGAGGCTTGCagagaccaaaatcagagagcTTCATGTGACCATCTTTATCTAATAAAAGATTATCAGGTTTAATGTCTCTGAAAAATATAAGATGCGTAGTCCAAATGTTAGTAAGACTTTAAGAATGTAGCACCACCAGAGAAGAAATGTATCAACCTGTGAATATAGTTATGCTTGTGAATAGACTCTATGGCCAAAACAGTTTGCGCAATGTAAAATCTAGCAACGGTTTCAGTTAAAGTTTCTTCTTTAATCAGCAAATTCATCATGTCACCACCGGGAAGGTACTCCAATATTAGATACAAGTAGTCGGCATCTTGAAACGAGTAATATAGTTTCACAATGAATTGGCTATTTACTTCAGCAAGCAAATTTCTTTCAGATTTAACATGTTCAACCTACAATGCACAAATAATCTGTGATGAATCAGGTATTTCTAGAAGCAGTTCACAGTTAAGAGTATGCTATGAGGCACCTACATAATACATATGGTGGGGATTATATTAAGAAAAAGAGGTTCTCAGcgagaaaaatataatagactTCTGCTTGATGGCTACATTTAAATTTGCTAATTGTATTACTAGTAATCTGTAAAGTGTATCTCTTGTATTAATAAACCCTTCAAGAGTTTCACCAAGTATTAACACCTGGAAAGTAATACAGGTGAAAACacaaattaacaaaaattgTTGTTCACCAGGGTCTAATCAGGTTTACATGAAAACCTTTAAATCTAGTATGTGCTTTCAGAAAGAATTGATACAATAAGCAAAAATACTTCCCACCGCTAAATAGGTATAACTCACCTGTCCCCTGCTTAACATTTCTGATTTCTTTAGCTTCTTCATTGCATATATGTTTCCAGATTTCTTCTCTCGACACACTCTCACCTAATATAGATATGCATTCTGATAagataaaatcattattttcaaTACAACAATTTAAAAGGACAACCCAAGCAAGCTAAAAAAGAACTGAGGTGTTCCACTACAACTATACCACACAATTATCTTTGCACTTGGATAATTTGGACTTATCACTACATATTCCTGAAAGCTAGGATATTACAACTACAGTATGTTGATTGCCACTTTGTAGCTTGAGATTtggtatatattttagttaaaatccAATTGGTTACTTTCGAATTAAACAAGAGTTGTCACACATTGTATTCAAAGTCATCCCAAATAAATTACTTGCTGAGTATTAAATATGCATGTTTATGGTACGTACATAAAAAGAAAAGGGCAGAGGCGAAAAAATAGAACCTTATTACAGAACAAAGGGTTGCAGAAGTCTACTGTGGTGCAGTATTGAGCTCTAATATCTAAAGTTTTTTCTGGTGCTATCCTATTGCCATGAGAAATGCCTAGACATTGATTCCACCCTGCAAACAATATTGCTAAAGTAGATGTATTCTTTTCTACAGCTCTGCTACATGTTGTGTTACCTGTGCAGTTGCTTAATCTAAACTAATTACTTAATTGTAGATATAatcttataagttttaattttgcATCAGCATATCTGGACAATCAATTAAGTTGCAAAATCTGTATGTCAATACATATTTCTCCACCCTCGGTAAAATGGGCGTCAGGAGGATGGGAAATGCATTTGGCATCAAGATTCCATGGTATAACCAAAGCTCAGAATCAAAACAAGAAAGGTATATAAATCGTTGAAAAAGCAGCTACGATCATAATGCACATAAAAAATATACGTATAGGACCTCTCCAAAGGCTCCTCTCCCAATGATTGTTAGAAGTTCAAAATCATCAACACAAAATTTTTGCCTTTTAATTCGCATATACTCTGTCTCCGTACGCTCCAACTCTTTCAAGAGATTCTGTCGCTCCTCCTCTGAGACATCTGATGAATTTAACTTCATTTCAAGTAAAGCACGCCTGTAAAAAGAAAATTGTGACGAGATATCACTTCGATTTCCAATGTGAAGTGTGAAACTTTTATTACTAAAACGGCTGTCATGTACATGAATTATTTGATAGAAGAAATGACAGTGCAAGAACCTAAATCTGCGTTGAAATAGGATATAAACAATTGTCTGAGATCATCAACTTGGATGACCTTGGCCCACTGCATGCCAACACATAAAATTTAATGAATGTTGTTTCACCTGGtaaatttatcttttatataaacAAATGTGGCATTACATATTTGCAACATTACACATTTTGAACTGACGATGAGGTCATGCCTATCCAAACAAACTACAGCTTGAACTGCTTCAATAAGAAACAGAAAGGATGTTGTTAGGTGCCATTATATAGTTAACTAGAAGGTCATTTCAAACCTTTGATTTATGACTTCTTGATAAAGATAATGGCTTCATTGAGGCTTGCACCCTCGAATTTTTGTTAGCAAGAGAAGGGTAATACACTAAGCTAAGAACATTTCAACCCCTTTTTGTATTGCAGATATTCATCTATGTTAAAACAATAACCATCATGATCAGACTCATATAACACcttctaaaattaaaataaacaaaaatcacAAAACTTTTGGTTGTTATTCACTCGTAACAACATTACCTCCTGATATACAAACATAACAACCTGTAAATGTTTAATTGGCAGGGGCGTGCATGCATAAAAAAAGATCAAGGAAACATATGTGCGtatgataatattattatacctTTGCCTGCGGTCCTGAATGTGTTTCATGTGAGATTTATAGTGGCTCTCAATATATTTCTTAGCAGCAGCGACTCTCTCCAATGTCTCTTTTGCCACCTCTCCattttcttcaaattctttTGTATCAGAATCCCCTGTCTCTCCTTTCCTTCTCTCCATTATTCCTAACTACCCCGTCAATTTAATCCCACCAGTTATATGTAatctatatgtatgtatatgttagGTTTAGGAGAGAATATATTGAAAAGAGGAGGAGATCATGACCAATACAATGTCAATGCAGCCTCCAAAACAATGCCGGcagttttttgtttatatttgtattttcgCATTGTTTAGTATATTTCTTCTCAATGCTATATGGGGGACATGGTGTTCTAAGGTTGGTGTAGGCCACTCAAGATTTGCCATGTCAAATAATTTTGTGAGCcatcaattaaatttaatttcttgtTTCCGTATAGTTcttagttttattttaaatttacttccTAAGAAAGTGAGCGCAAAACTGCTAGTCTTTTTCTTTACTATTTCTCACCATTGGTTGTTCCAAAAAACAAAACTAGCATCTTAGCATATGCAAGATAAAACTTACTCTATATATAGTATCTGTAAATGTATAtgaatttataaacaataagaataacATTATACTTCACATAGCTAGCAAAAAGAGCCATGGAGAAAAGAATCATCTAAGGTATACAACTTTAATCGAAAGAATCGAAAAACCTTCAAACTATAGAAATGTAGAGCCGCCAATATTATGGTGCAAAAGATTATGAGCAATGTGATCTCTAGCTTGCATTGAACTCACTGATCTTACGCTATTCTCCACCACCATTTCGTCATCAAAAAGATCAAATTCCAACTCAGGTTCCAAAGTCTCATTGTTCATCTCACAGATATTATGCAAAACACAAGCAGCTCCAAGCAAGACCGGCAAATCTTGAAGCTTCACTTCTGTTCTTTTTTGCAAACAAGTCCACCTAGCTTTTAGCCTCATAAATGCATCTTTCGCCACCTTCTGATTCTCTTCGATCTTCTCGTTGAACGAATGTTGAGCCCAAGTTAAGTTCTGATGACTATAAGGAACCAAAACCCAATCCATCAAAGGGTAACCAGCATTCCCCACAACC is a window from the Daucus carota subsp. sativus chromosome 8, DH1 v3.0, whole genome shotgun sequence genome containing:
- the LOC108199706 gene encoding uncharacterized protein LOC108199706, translating into MERRKGETGDSDTKEFEENGEVAKETLERVAAAKKYIESHYKSHMKHIQDRRQRRALLEMKLNSSDVSEEERQNLLKELERTETEYMRIKRQKFCVDDFELLTIIGRGAFGEVRVCREKKSGNIYAMKKLKKSEMLSRGQVEHVKSERNLLAEVNSQFIVKLYYSFQDADYLYLILEYLPGGDMMNLLIKEETLTETVARFYIAQTVLAIESIHKHNYIHRDIKPDNLLLDKDGHMKLSDFGLCKPLDCTNLTTISENESLVSKSNSDSAKKSFWKSPREKLQHWQLNRRTLAFSTVGTPDYIAPEVLLKKGYSLECDWWSLGAIMYEMLVGYPPFYTDDPMSTCRKIVNWRSTLKFPDDARLTPEAKDLICKLLCSVEHRLGADQIKAHPWFKDTVWDKLYEMEAAFKPEVNGELDTQNFYQFDEEIEDTTPTRTGSGRFSKMKDLNFVGYTYKNFEAVKGLRRSGRSTSPDRQSTDSPLGDSPIGNAGK